In a genomic window of Fimbriiglobus ruber:
- a CDS encoding IS5 family transposase, translated as MDLREVLNAIVYVNRSGCQWSMLPHDFPAKSTVYEYFAQWRTMAPGKNSWMSSGRVSGSPRPESRADPSAASIDSQSVKGTEHAGGNGYDAGKKIQGRKRSIVVDTLGLLMVVAVTAGHVDDAAAAPTVLEGLDRDAYPRLKVVWADGKYHNHALNGWKDGHPELGWELVIVRRPDGVKGFTLLPKRWVVERTFGWLGRARRLSRNYERLNSSSESMIRVRSIQLILNRMDPQERYPPFKYRVASK; from the coding sequence GTGGACCTCCGGGAGGTGCTGAACGCGATCGTGTACGTGAACCGGTCGGGGTGTCAGTGGTCGATGCTCCCGCACGACTTCCCGGCCAAGAGTACGGTGTACGAATACTTCGCCCAGTGGCGGACGATGGCACCTGGCAAGAACTCCTGGATGTCCTCCGGGAGGGTATCGGGAAGTCCACGCCCCGAGTCACGAGCGGACCCGAGTGCCGCGAGCATCGACAGCCAGTCGGTCAAAGGGACCGAACACGCGGGCGGGAACGGGTACGATGCGGGCAAGAAAATCCAGGGCCGGAAGCGGTCGATCGTGGTCGATACGCTGGGCCTGCTGATGGTCGTGGCGGTGACCGCCGGGCACGTCGACGACGCGGCCGCGGCCCCGACCGTACTCGAAGGGTTGGACCGTGACGCGTACCCGCGATTGAAGGTCGTGTGGGCCGACGGGAAGTACCACAACCATGCCCTGAACGGGTGGAAAGACGGCCACCCGGAACTCGGATGGGAACTCGTCATCGTCCGCCGACCGGACGGGGTCAAGGGGTTCACCCTGTTACCCAAGCGGTGGGTCGTCGAGCGGACGTTCGGGTGGCTCGGGCGGGCCCGGCGGTTGAGTCGTAATTATGAGCGACTGAATAGTTCCAGCGAATCCATGATTCGTGTGCGGTCAATCCAGCTGATCCTCAATCGCATGGATCCACAAGAGCGTTATCCCCCGTTTAAATATAGAGTTGCATCAAAATAG
- a CDS encoding HEAT repeat domain-containing protein, whose translation MQEDVDDDESFLALTILVETDFPDQILDILFGIANSARHRKVRYQCVSIISQSSLPRAWSILTNISDILPDLRSTALDLMSRCEDDQYIPNLSKQLLEYIGDDDDRVRSAAVSSLVSFGKK comes from the coding sequence TTGCAGGAAGATGTTGACGACGACGAATCCTTTTTGGCTTTGACCATTTTAGTCGAGACTGATTTTCCGGATCAGATTCTGGATATTTTATTTGGCATCGCCAATAGCGCTCGACACAGAAAAGTAAGATATCAATGCGTCTCCATAATTAGCCAAAGTTCTCTGCCTCGCGCCTGGTCTATATTGACCAACATTTCCGATATACTTCCAGATCTTCGCTCGACAGCACTCGATCTCATGTCGCGTTGCGAGGACGATCAATACATTCCTAATTTGTCCAAACAGTTGCTGGAATATATTGGCGACGATGATGATCGTGTTCGCAGTGCTGCTGTGTCGTCACTCGTTTCTTTCGGTAAAAAATAG
- a CDS encoding IS5 family transposase: MDATVRKPYPTDLTDLQWEIIQVVLPAARPGGRPRSVDLREVLNAIVYVNRSGCQWSMLPHDFPAKSTVYEYFSQWRDDGTWQELLDVLREGYREVHAPSHERTPSAASIDSQSVKGTEHAGGNGYDAGKKIQGRKRSIVVDTLGLLMVVAVTAGHVDDAAAAPTVLESLDREAYPRLKVVWADGKYHNHTLNGWKDGHPELGWELVIVRRPDGVKGFTLLPKRWVVERTFGWLGRARRLSRNYERLNSSSESMIRVRSIQLILNCMDPQERYPPFKYRVASK, encoded by the coding sequence ATGGATGCGACCGTTCGCAAACCGTATCCGACCGATTTGACCGACCTCCAATGGGAGATCATCCAGGTCGTCCTGCCGGCCGCCCGACCCGGAGGACGCCCCCGGTCGGTGGACCTCCGGGAGGTGCTGAACGCGATCGTGTACGTGAACCGGTCGGGGTGTCAGTGGTCGATGCTCCCGCACGACTTCCCGGCCAAGAGTACGGTGTACGAGTACTTCTCCCAGTGGCGGGACGACGGTACCTGGCAAGAACTCCTGGATGTCCTCCGGGAGGGGTATCGGGAAGTCCACGCCCCGAGCCACGAGCGGACCCCGAGCGCCGCGAGCATCGACAGCCAGTCGGTCAAGGGGACCGAACACGCGGGCGGGAACGGGTACGACGCGGGCAAGAAAATCCAGGGCCGGAAGCGGTCGATCGTGGTCGATACGCTGGGCCTGTTGATGGTCGTGGCGGTGACCGCCGGGCACGTCGACGACGCGGCCGCGGCCCCGACCGTACTCGAATCGTTGGACCGGGAGGCGTACCCGCGGTTGAAGGTCGTGTGGGCCGACGGGAAGTATCACAACCATACCCTGAACGGGTGGAAGGACGGCCACCCGGAACTCGGATGGGAACTCGTCATCGTCCGCCGACCGGACGGGGTGAAGGGGTTCACCCTGTTACCCAAGCGGTGGGTCGTCGAGCGGACGTTCGGGTGGCTCGGGCGGGCCCGGCGGTTGAGTCGTAATTATGAGCGACTGAATAGTTCCAGCGAATCCATGATTCGTGTGCGGTCAATCCAGCTGATCCTCAATTGCATGGATCCACAAGAGCGTTATCCCCCGTTTAAATATAGAGTTGCATCAAAATAG
- a CDS encoding IS66 family transposase — MGDEQLKQDVRQGKVSPEHLVDLIVSLQAELLAARQRIRELEQHLPTPPTAKLDQPFSMRAEEQRQHARSNKPQKRKKPKRHGRVTTADKIARAERTEKVFPAGIPPADCRRSHVRPVWRFESGRAVLVAYEIYRGPKNQYGQIPGVFGRSEFAVEIVVAIAFLVHGVGLSFDKVCQVLTFFQQLRLPKSQADALLRQLSRHWEKEFDTLCTLLAHAAVVHADETRWSLNSVWAFLSEQARVLLFGVHKDAGTLKTILDPETFEGVLVSDDAAVYATFTIAQKCWAHLLRKAIKLTLQEPDHEGYRTFTDRLLEIYRAACRARDDGRLSDAGRTARVEGLEQRVYDLCSAQWLADEPPGDGCRNDYRLLVNELMRLMLAKELFPFVTAPAVTQPNGATAPVAGTNNEAERTLRGSADARKTGRTSKTPAGARRRTILMSVLESLRLYLTEWTLASVIAEVTRWMEAGRSCFEDLLIKLKIPRPEDSILDRIFPKVEMATS, encoded by the coding sequence ATGGGGGATGAGCAGCTCAAACAGGACGTTCGGCAGGGCAAGGTGTCACCCGAACACCTGGTCGACCTGATCGTGTCCCTCCAAGCCGAACTCCTGGCCGCTCGCCAACGCATCCGCGAACTTGAGCAACACCTCCCCACCCCGCCGACCGCCAAACTCGATCAACCGTTCTCCATGCGGGCCGAAGAGCAACGACAACACGCCCGTTCGAACAAGCCCCAGAAAAGGAAGAAGCCGAAGCGACACGGGCGGGTCACGACCGCGGACAAGATCGCTCGCGCGGAACGCACCGAGAAGGTGTTCCCGGCCGGCATCCCGCCCGCCGACTGCCGCCGGTCTCACGTCCGCCCGGTGTGGCGGTTCGAGAGCGGGCGTGCGGTCCTGGTCGCGTACGAGATCTATCGCGGACCCAAGAACCAGTACGGTCAGATCCCCGGGGTGTTCGGCCGCAGTGAATTCGCGGTCGAGATCGTCGTCGCGATCGCATTCCTGGTCCATGGCGTCGGCCTGTCGTTCGACAAAGTGTGCCAGGTGCTGACGTTCTTCCAACAACTCCGGCTGCCGAAGTCCCAAGCCGACGCCTTGCTCCGCCAGTTGTCGCGGCACTGGGAGAAGGAGTTCGACACCCTGTGTACCCTGTTGGCCCACGCGGCCGTCGTCCACGCGGACGAGACCCGGTGGAGTCTGAACAGCGTGTGGGCATTCCTGTCCGAACAGGCCCGGGTGTTGCTGTTCGGGGTTCACAAGGATGCCGGGACGCTCAAGACCATTCTCGATCCGGAGACGTTCGAGGGTGTTCTGGTGAGCGACGACGCGGCCGTGTACGCGACTTTCACGATCGCGCAAAAGTGCTGGGCGCACCTCCTCCGCAAGGCGATTAAGCTGACCCTGCAGGAACCCGACCACGAGGGCTACCGGACGTTCACCGACCGGTTGCTGGAGATCTACCGGGCGGCGTGCCGGGCACGGGACGACGGCCGGTTGAGCGATGCCGGCCGGACCGCCCGGGTCGAGGGTCTGGAACAGCGGGTGTACGACCTGTGTTCGGCCCAGTGGCTGGCCGACGAACCGCCGGGCGACGGATGCCGGAATGACTACCGCCTGCTGGTCAATGAACTGATGCGGTTGATGCTGGCCAAGGAATTGTTCCCGTTCGTAACGGCCCCGGCGGTGACGCAACCGAACGGTGCAACGGCCCCGGTCGCGGGGACGAACAACGAAGCCGAGCGGACCCTCCGGGGTTCGGCGGACGCGCGGAAGACGGGTCGGACGAGTAAGACCCCGGCCGGCGCGCGGCGGCGGACGATCCTGATGAGCGTACTGGAATCGCTGCGGTTGTACTTGACGGAGTGGACGTTGGCGAGCGTGATCGCGGAAGTGACGCGGTGGATGGAGGCAGGGCGAAGTTGCTTCGAAGATCTCCTGATCAAACTGAAGATTCCACGCCCGGAAGACTCGATCCTGGATCGCATCTTTCCCAAGGTCGAAATGGCTACCTCGTAG
- a CDS encoding beta strand repeat-containing protein has protein sequence MKHEPFTTVATDTEADYATATKSGNAITGTYSASGTDSATSTDTDTDSDQGATATDFLTGTSFARFLNSGNSLLGNYLASSTETATSTDTSTDADSSATGTDTAFSTDTAVESDSGNDLTGDYTTSDTDTSAGSDTSTDSDSSESDTGTDSGTDYATATESGNDLSGTYTDSSTDVATSTDTSTDSNQGATSTGTVTGLDRASALGFGNALLGSFWSSSTDTATSTDADSDSDEGLTDAGTGSETDYATSSDSGNDLTGGVTGWATDTSYGSDTVTGTDARGTYTATETDYSGDSSTDNDNDLSGADDDTDSAWETDSSTQVGSSYTLTSSDSTSDTSTDTGNDLSGTDTPTSTVTDTASSTEVGTQSGVSYTLTEGSTTTHSESDSDDLFSGMYTVVSGDTTSSTMTETGGLSSGSGGSGGYGSGGSYWWGKTATSSDSSTQTGDDVTGDWTSTGTETQASTATQSGDSASFTETRTQSGSVTGSGNDLTGDSTTTEIGTRGSTFSDTTPGASGSYTVTEGTSRSFTTVNTDDAVNGTYTVTDTGITGYSFTESEAGSSGGWSSGGSGGSGGWSSGGAGGYTLSGVGTTTLTETDTGDEVIGSDGTTTTGSDAYTLTEVGQTTGGVTYGETVTGTETDTATGTGNDDQGISQTTTSATGTYVRTDTGATSVRSGSGSYGYTNTETADARAGYFTRSETGTDRYGLVYAFDDISGESSGDTGHLHFSPDGVPFVDPGVGHHWVPVSVVMDPEIYKRLSIGAIQEAAGAVSGETTPPHNGRSYGGTSHRDYNNLVRDELKIYMKQQGLKAGQKLTAEQMHEFAENMKNGVGSTKKSSKILKDFNDAIKAERVAFETAHPKAGPIASDLKANKARGKWHIEYSRRYAAAAAVAGWLLIDESVGALAAAGDSNHLKNAYRAAQEVAVYSVRTGTA, from the coding sequence TTGAAGCATGAGCCGTTCACTACGGTCGCTACGGACACGGAGGCCGATTACGCGACGGCGACCAAGTCCGGGAACGCGATCACCGGGACGTACAGCGCGTCCGGGACCGACTCGGCCACGAGTACCGACACGGACACCGACTCGGACCAGGGGGCGACCGCGACCGACTTCCTGACCGGGACGAGCTTCGCCCGGTTCCTGAATTCCGGCAACAGCCTGCTCGGCAACTACCTGGCGTCGAGTACCGAGACGGCCACCAGCACCGACACGAGTACCGACGCGGACAGCAGCGCGACCGGGACGGACACGGCGTTCAGCACCGACACGGCGGTCGAGTCGGACTCGGGGAACGACCTGACCGGGGACTACACGACGTCGGACACGGACACGTCGGCGGGCAGCGACACGTCGACCGATTCCGACAGCAGTGAGTCGGACACGGGCACCGACTCGGGGACGGATTACGCGACGGCGACCGAGTCGGGCAACGACCTGTCCGGGACGTACACCGATTCGAGTACGGATGTCGCGACCAGTACGGACACGAGCACCGACTCGAACCAGGGGGCGACGTCGACGGGCACGGTCACGGGGCTCGACCGGGCGAGCGCGTTGGGGTTCGGGAACGCCCTCCTCGGGTCGTTCTGGTCGTCGAGTACGGACACGGCCACGAGTACCGACGCGGACTCCGACTCGGACGAGGGGTTGACCGACGCCGGGACGGGGAGCGAGACGGATTACGCGACGTCGAGTGATTCGGGCAACGACCTGACCGGGGGCGTGACCGGATGGGCAACGGACACGTCGTACGGGTCCGACACGGTGACCGGGACGGACGCCCGGGGGACGTACACGGCCACCGAGACGGACTACTCGGGCGACTCGTCGACGGACAACGACAACGACCTGTCCGGGGCCGACGACGACACCGACTCGGCGTGGGAAACGGACTCGTCGACCCAGGTTGGCTCGTCGTACACGCTGACGTCGTCGGACTCCACGTCGGACACGTCGACGGACACCGGGAACGACCTGAGCGGGACGGACACCCCGACGTCGACCGTCACCGACACGGCCTCGTCGACCGAAGTGGGAACCCAGTCCGGGGTCAGTTACACGCTGACCGAGGGGTCGACGACGACCCACTCGGAGTCGGACTCGGACGACCTGTTCAGCGGCATGTACACGGTCGTGTCCGGGGACACCACGTCGTCAACGATGACCGAGACCGGCGGGCTGTCGTCGGGATCTGGTGGGTCCGGGGGCTACGGGTCGGGCGGCAGCTACTGGTGGGGGAAGACGGCGACGTCGTCGGACTCGTCGACCCAAACCGGGGACGACGTGACCGGGGACTGGACGTCGACCGGGACCGAGACCCAGGCGTCGACGGCGACCCAGTCGGGCGACAGCGCGTCGTTCACCGAGACCCGCACCCAGAGTGGGTCGGTTACCGGGTCCGGGAACGACCTGACCGGGGACTCGACGACGACCGAGATCGGGACCCGGGGGTCGACGTTCAGCGACACCACCCCGGGGGCCAGCGGGTCGTACACGGTCACCGAGGGGACGTCCAGGTCGTTTACCACGGTCAACACGGACGACGCGGTCAACGGGACGTACACGGTCACCGACACGGGAATCACCGGGTACAGCTTCACCGAGTCCGAGGCCGGGTCATCCGGGGGATGGTCGAGCGGTGGGTCGGGCGGGTCCGGGGGGTGGTCGAGTGGGGGCGCCGGCGGGTATACTTTATCGGGAGTCGGGACGACGACCCTGACCGAGACGGACACCGGGGACGAGGTGATCGGGTCGGACGGGACCACGACCACCGGGTCGGACGCTTACACCCTGACCGAGGTCGGGCAGACGACCGGGGGCGTGACGTACGGTGAAACGGTGACTGGGACCGAGACGGACACCGCCACGGGGACCGGGAACGACGATCAGGGGATCTCGCAGACGACCACGTCGGCGACCGGGACGTACGTGCGAACGGACACCGGGGCGACAAGCGTACGTTCCGGAAGTGGGTCGTATGGATACACTAATACTGAGACGGCCGATGCCCGGGCTGGGTACTTCACCCGGTCTGAGACGGGGACCGACCGGTATGGGCTCGTGTACGCGTTCGATGACATTAGTGGAGAATCCAGCGGGGACACCGGGCATTTGCACTTCAGCCCGGACGGCGTGCCATTCGTGGATCCTGGAGTCGGACATCACTGGGTTCCGGTCAGTGTGGTCATGGACCCCGAAATATATAAAAGACTATCTATTGGTGCTATTCAGGAAGCAGCCGGTGCGGTTAGTGGAGAAACGACACCACCTCACAATGGCAGGTCCTATGGAGGTACTTCGCACAGAGATTACAACAACTTGGTTCGCGATGAACTTAAAATTTACATGAAACAGCAAGGTCTTAAAGCTGGCCAGAAATTAACTGCCGAACAAATGCATGAATTTGCAGAAAATATGAAAAATGGCGTTGGATCCACGAAAAAATCATCAAAGATATTAAAAGACTTTAATGATGCGATTAAAGCCGAGCGAGTGGCATTTGAAACAGCTCATCCTAAAGCAGGGCCTATCGCATCTGATCTCAAAGCCAACAAAGCCAGAGGTAAATGGCATATTGAATACTCTAGACGCTATGCTGCTGCCGCCGCGGTAGCGGGTTGGTTACTAATAGACGAATCAGTTGGGGCTCTTGCGGCAGCGGGCGACTCCAACCACTTGAAAAATGCTTATCGGGCCGCCCAAGAAGTAGCTGTCTATTCTGTACGTACGGGAACGGCCTGA
- a CDS encoding IS701 family transposase, with the protein MTEQEIVGVGPAFARYLGRYRDVFRQDRTAAHFDTYCRGLLSDLPRKSIEPIALASGTTVRTLQLFVTTSVWSYDEARTRLHRFVADTLADLPTDPVGTVGVIDETSSRKWGDHTPGVQRQYLGCVGKVDNGIVTVHVGVTKGTFRTLLDADLFLPESWDVDRARCQAAGIPDTVRHHPKWRLALDQLLRANTNGITFDWLTFDEGYGAAVPLLTVLGVMGQRFVGEIPTNFAVRDAAGGPSRRADERLTGGHAERGRVYRLTRQTTRPSVWRVATAIVWVADRKHTLMVARNDATGEIKYFLTNATAEPVARILAVAFRRWTVEHLFRVAKQEVGLMHYEGRDYTGLMRHLTLAVVVLGFVAAHTERLRGEKPRRDDGAGVPGAQRPVRDPVPAATGNRGHPTYQRRNSIPPAAKQASHPIS; encoded by the coding sequence ATGACCGAGCAGGAAATCGTGGGCGTCGGCCCGGCGTTCGCCCGGTATCTGGGCCGGTATCGGGACGTGTTCCGGCAGGACCGCACGGCCGCCCACTTCGACACGTATTGTCGGGGCCTGTTATCCGACCTGCCGCGGAAATCGATCGAACCGATCGCGTTGGCGAGCGGGACGACGGTCCGTACCCTCCAGTTGTTCGTGACGACCTCGGTGTGGTCGTACGACGAGGCCCGGACGCGGTTGCACCGATTCGTGGCCGATACGCTGGCCGATCTCCCGACCGATCCCGTCGGAACGGTCGGGGTGATCGACGAGACGAGCAGCCGGAAGTGGGGGGATCACACTCCGGGCGTCCAACGGCAGTACCTGGGGTGTGTGGGCAAGGTCGACAATGGGATCGTGACCGTCCACGTGGGGGTCACCAAGGGCACCTTTCGTACCCTGTTGGACGCCGACCTGTTCCTACCCGAGTCGTGGGACGTGGACCGCGCGCGGTGTCAGGCGGCCGGCATCCCGGACACCGTCCGGCACCACCCGAAGTGGCGGCTGGCCCTCGACCAACTCCTCCGGGCGAACACGAACGGGATCACGTTCGACTGGCTGACGTTCGACGAAGGGTACGGGGCAGCCGTCCCGCTCCTGACCGTGTTGGGCGTGATGGGACAGCGGTTCGTGGGTGAAATCCCGACGAATTTCGCCGTCCGGGACGCGGCCGGGGGCCCCTCCCGGCGGGCCGACGAGCGGTTGACCGGGGGTCACGCCGAGCGGGGGCGAGTGTACCGGTTGACCCGCCAGACGACCCGCCCGTCGGTCTGGCGGGTGGCCACCGCCATCGTCTGGGTGGCCGACCGCAAGCACACCCTGATGGTCGCCCGCAACGACGCGACCGGGGAGATCAAGTACTTCCTGACGAACGCCACGGCCGAGCCGGTGGCTCGGATTCTCGCCGTCGCCTTCCGCCGGTGGACGGTCGAGCATCTATTCCGGGTCGCCAAACAGGAAGTCGGACTGATGCACTACGAGGGGCGGGATTACACGGGGCTGATGCGGCACCTGACCCTGGCCGTGGTCGTCCTCGGATTCGTCGCCGCCCACACGGAGCGGCTCCGGGGGGAAAAACCCAGACGTGACGATGGAGCAGGTGTGCCGGGCGCTCAACGTCCGGTGCGCGATCCTGTTCCGGCGGCGACGGGGAACCGGGGCCACCCAACATACCAGCGACGTAATTCAATACCACCAGCGGCGAAACAAGCAAGCCACCCGATCTCATAA